From Medicago truncatula cultivar Jemalong A17 chromosome 7, MtrunA17r5.0-ANR, whole genome shotgun sequence, a single genomic window includes:
- the LOC120577049 gene encoding secreted RxLR effector protein 161-like gives MEGTPYASGVGSIMYGMVCSRPDLAYAVSIVSRFMANSGIVHWQALKWVLRYLNGSLKGGLKYTRAAQEEDALEGYVDANYAGNVDTRKSLSGFVFTLYGTTISWKANQQSVVALSTTQVEYITPVEGVKEAIWLKGMIGELGITQECVKIHCDSQSAIHLANHQVYHERTKHIDIRLHFVRDMIESKEIVVEKMASEENPADVFTKSLPRSRFKHCLDLIKFVEE, from the coding sequence ATGGAAggtactccctatgcaagtggggttggaagcatcatgtatggaATGGTTTGTAGTAGACCGGACTTAGCTTATGCGGTTAGCATTGTAAGTCGGTTTATGGCAAATTCGGGTATTGTGCAttggcaagctttgaagtgggtGTTGAGGTATTTGAATGGGTCTTTGAAGGGCGGTTTGAAGTACACAAGAGCAGCTCAAGAGGAAGACGCTTTGGAGGGGTATGTTGATGCGAACTATGCGGGTAATGTGGACACAAGAAAATCTCTATCGGGTTTTGTGTTTACTCTCTATGGCACGACTATTAgttggaaggcaaatcaacaatcTGTGGTGGCATTATCAACAACTCAAGTGGAGTATATTACCCCTGTTGAAGGGGTGAAAGAGGCCATATGGTTGAAAGGTATGATTGGTGAGTTAGGAATTACTCAAGAatgtgtgaagatacattgtgatagtcaaAGTGCCATTCACTTGGCGAATCATCAAGTGTATCATGAGaggacaaagcacattgacattcgCTTGCACTTTGTAAGAGACATgattgaatcaaaagagatCGTGGTGGAAAAAATGGCATCGGAAGAGAATCCAGCAGATGTGTTTACCAAGTCATTGCCTAGATCAAGgttcaagcattgcttggacttgatcaAGTTCGTTGAAGAGTAA
- the LOC11415516 gene encoding putative UPF0481 protein At3g02645, translated as MMASQTSLEEKIVELENSKQIPQNSRTQIQRVAEYLKNRKDFEKHYSPKLVSIGPIHHGNTSNANLKLGEKYKLTWAAKYIENAGLNPCDLHKKIIDNIDELKGHFSDDVLTLAGKSLEGFGSLEEKLSWMLFVDGCSLLYILEKAKLDEPGHMNIKVDQLVLVMMDVLLLENQLPYVVLKLLWKDNNESELIKSMKMFLTRHPWATLESILELLTIISFSWEKLPTHLLDLQRNIILFTQSKSPKNLESHVRKMSYRSVQSLRAVGIRLKSTATRNPQSIEFAEGWFTAKLTLPEIVVDDRSAATILNLIAYEMCPDFENDYGICSFATFMDSLIDHPEDVKLLRSKGILLNSPWSDEEVANLFNSIRTNFIPDTEIYFKVRAKIDEHYCNRWKTWIGQGLNTYFSNPWAFIAFVAAFIALALTLIQTWFTVQPASK; from the exons ATGATGGCATCCCAAACTTCCCTTGAAGAAAAAATTGTGGAGCTAGAAAATTCAAAGCAAATACCCCAAAATTCACGAACACAGATACAAAGGGTGGCAGAGTATctcaaaaatagaaaagacTTTGAGAAGCACTACTCACCCAAATTGGTGTCAATAGGTCCTATCCATCATGGCAATACAAGCAATGCAAATCTGAAGTTAGGAGAGAAGTACAAGCTTACGTGGGCAGCAAAATACATCGAAAATGCAGGACTTAATCCATGCGATCTACACAAAAAGATTATCGATAACATTGATGAACTGAAGGGTCATTTTAGTGACGATGTTTTAACTTTAGCTGGAAAGTCTCTTGAAGGCTTTGGAAGCCTCGAAGAAAAGCTGTCATGGATGTTGTTCGTGGATGGATGTTCTTTGTTGTATATCTTAGAGAAAGCCAAGCTTGATGAACCTGGGCACATGAATATTAAAGTTGATCAACTGGTTCTTGTGATGATGGATGTGCTTCTGTTGGAGAATCAACTTCCTTACGTAGTACTCAAGCTATTGTGGAAAGATAACAATGAGAGTGAATTGATAAAAAGCATGAAAATGTTCCTCACTCGGCATCCTTGGGCTACACTAGAAAGTATACTCGAGTTGCTTACTATAATATCTTTTAGTTGGGAAAAGCTACCCACTCATCTTCTTGATCTTCAGCGCAACATCATCCTCTTCACTCAATCCAAG AGTCCGAAGAATTTGGAGAGTCATGTCAGAAAGATGTCATACAGGAGCGTACAAAGTCTAAGAGCAGTAGGAATACGACTTAAGTCAACCGCGACACGAAATCCACAAAGCATAGAATTCGCTGAAGGATGGTTCACTGCGAAATTGACTCTTCCTGAGATCGTTGTGGACGATAGATCAGCCGCTACTATCCTTAACCTGATAGCATACGAGATGTGTCCAGATTTTGAGAACGACTATGGAATTTGTTCTTTTGCAACTTTCATGGACTCACTCATCGACCATCCTGAAGATGTGAAGTTATTGAGATCAAAAGGGATTTTGCTCAATTCACCTTGGAGTGATGAGGAAGTTGCCAATCTTTTCAATAGCATACGTACTAACTTTATACCTGACacagaaatatattttaaagttaGAGCCAAAATAGATGAACATTACTGTAATAGATGGAAGACATGGATAGGGCAGGGTTTGAACACTTACTTCAGCAATCCTTGGGCCTTCATTGCATTCGTTGCTGCATTTATCGCCCTTGCTCTTACTTTAATTCAGACATGGTTTACAGTTCAACCGGCTAGTAAATAA